In Phyllostomus discolor isolate MPI-MPIP mPhyDis1 chromosome 2, mPhyDis1.pri.v3, whole genome shotgun sequence, the following are encoded in one genomic region:
- the LOC118499054 gene encoding nascent polypeptide-associated complex subunit alpha, muscle-specific form-like translates to MVSPSPKGDPATSSPKETPKSPTMTLSSPKGAPTSPAMALSPKGASATSSPKGAPTSLSTTPPSPKGALAAPSPRRAPGTPSSKGIPTPSALVSPPKESSAPKEALETSSPKTALATPSPKKPSAIPATKGAPTPSAVTPPSPKRVPATSSLKEPLATPAPRGAPRPPSPKEPSATPASKGSPAVPSPKEPSATPAPKGSPAVTSPKEPSATPASKGTPAVPSPKEPSATPAPKGTPAAPSPKEPSATPAPKGTPAVPSPKEPSATPAPRGAPALHPLKEPQLKLHPPKRPPLPYLCLLHLPKSP, encoded by the exons ATGGTTTCTCCATCCCCAAAAGGGGACCCAGCAACCTCATCCCCTAAAGAGACCCccaaatccccaactatgactctGTCCTCACCCAAAGGGGCCCCCACTTCCCCGGCTATGGCCCTTTCCCCCAAAGGAGCCTCAGCAACTTCATCCCCCAAAGGGGCCCCCACTTCTTTATCTAcaactcctccctctcccaaagGTGCTCTGGCAGCACCATCCCCCAGAAGAGCCCCAGGAACCCCATCCTCCAAAGGGATCCCTACTCCTTCAGCTCTGGTTTCTCCTCCCAAAGAATCTTCAGCCCCCAAAGAAGCCTTAGAAACTTCATCTcccaaaacagccctggctacACCATCCCCCAAAAAGCCCTCAGCTATCCCAGCCACCAAAGGGGCCCCCACTCCCTCAGCTgtgactcctccctcccccaaaagaGTCCCAGCAACTTCATCTCTCAAAGAGCCCTtagccaccccagcccccagagggGCCCCTAGACCTCCATCCCCCAAAGAGccttcagccacaccagcctccaAAGGGTCCCCTGCAGTTCCATCCCCCAAAGAGCCCTCAGCCACTCCAGCCCCCAAAGGGTCCCCTGCAGTTACATCCCCCAAAGAGCCCTCAGCCACTCCAGCCTCCAAAGGAACCCCTGCAGTTCCATCCCCCAAAGAGCCCtcagccaccccagcccccaaagGGACCCCTGCAGCCCCATCCCCCAAAGAGCCCtcagccaccccagcccccaaagGAACCCCTGCAGTTCCATCCCCCAAAGAGCCCtcagccaccccagcccccagagggGCCCCTGCA CTCCATCCCCTAAAAGAGCCCCAGCTAAAACTTCATCCTCCAAAGAGACCCCCACTCCCTTATCTGTGCCTTCTTCATCTCCCAAAGAGCCCTTAG